From a region of the Triticum aestivum cultivar Chinese Spring chromosome 7D, IWGSC CS RefSeq v2.1, whole genome shotgun sequence genome:
- the LOC123167231 gene encoding uncharacterized WD repeat-containing protein C2A9.03-like isoform X1 has product MSQYDGGLAGVYPEEEDDRLADLAGDSDYEDDEYVQSISKASEDTSAMDVLKGKDIQGIPWERLTITRDGYRKSRLEGYANFENIPNSGQLSEKLCTPVEKGQLYYEFAHNTRSVRPTIFHFQLRNLVWATTRHDVYLMSHMSVLHWSPLTSEKHEVIDLQGHVAPCVKHEGNFYEGFYRTHVSTLAVKNNLLVAGGFQGELICKFLDREGISYCSKSTHDDNGITNCLEIFEKPSGSVHFLASNNDCGLRDFDMEKFQMCNHFHFDWAVNHTSLSPDGKIIAVVGDNPDGVLVDASSGKVSTARPNRRLSNNDIVIYTSFWLFAFPQVIHELSGHLDYSFASAWNPDGRTFATGNQDKTCRIWDARNLSKSVAVLGGNMGAIRSIRYTSDGKFLAMAEAADFIHIFDVGSGYDRKQELDFFGEVAGISFSPDTEALFVSVHDRNYSSLLQYSRRRFYGYLDSAL; this is encoded by the exons ATGTCGCAGTACGACGGCGGACTCGCCGGAGTGTACCCCGAGGAGGAGGATGACCGCCTCGCCGACCTGGCGGGGGACTCCGACTACGAGGACGACGAGTACGTCCAATCT ATTAGCAAGGCGTCAGAAGATACATCTGCGATGGATGTCCTGAAAGGGAAGGACATACAGGGAATTCCCTGGGAACGGCTGACCATCACAAGGGACGGATATAGGAAGTCCAGACTGGAAGGGTATGCGAACTTTGAGAACATACCTAATTCCGGACAATTATCGGAGAAG CTATGTACACCTGTGGAGAAAGGTCAACTCTACTACGAGTTTGCGCATAACACAAGATCGGTGAGACCGACCATTTTTCATTTTCAG TTGAGAAATTTAGTATGGGCAACAACAAGGCATGATGTTTATCTTATGTCACACATGTCTGTGCTTCATTGGTCACCACTGACCTCTGAGAAGCATGAAGTCATTGATCTTCAAGGACATGTTGCTCCATGCGTG AAGCATGAGGGGAATTTCTATGAGGGCTTTTATCGGACTCACGTTAGCACATTGGCAGTGAAGAATAACCTGCTGGTTGCTGGTGGGTTTCAGGGAGAACTAATTTGCAAG TTTTTGGACCGTGAAGGAATAAGCTATTGTTCCAAGTCAACTCATGATGACAATGGCATTACTAATTGTCTGGAGATATTTGAGAAACCTAG TGGTTCCGTGCATTTTCTAGCATCAAACAATGATTGTGGACTAAGAGACTTTGACATGGAGAAGTTTCAAATGTGCAATCATTTTCATTTCGATTGGGCTGTGAAT CACACATCCTTGAGCCCTGATGGTAAAATCATTGCTGTTGTGGGAGACAACCCTGACGGTGTTCTGGTTGATGCTAGTTCGGGGAAAGTAAGTACAGCAAGGCCCAATCGTCGGCTTTCAAACAACGACATCGTAATTTACACAAGCTTTTGGTTGTTTGCTTTCCCGCAGGTGATTCACGAGCTCAGTGGTCATTTGGATTATTCGTTTGCTTCGGCATGGAACCCAGACGGCCGTACATTCGCGACTGGGAACCAAGACAAGACATGCAGGATCTGGGACGCCCGTAACCTCTCCAAGTCTGTTGCTGTCCTGGGAGGCAACATGGGAGCCATAAGGTCGATCCGCTATACATCTGACGGCAAGTTCCTCGCAATGGCCGAAGCTGCAGACTTCATCCACATCTTCGATGTCGGGAGCGGGTACGACAGGAAGCAGGAGCTGGACTTCTTCGGTGAGGTTGCCGGCATATCGTTCAGTCCTGACACCGAGGCTCTCTTTGTCAGCGTGCATGATCGCAACTATAGCAGCCTCCTCCAGTACAGTCGTCGACGGTTCTACGGGTACCTTGATTCAGCGTTGTGA
- the LOC123167231 gene encoding uncharacterized WD repeat-containing protein C2A9.03-like isoform X2 produces MSQYDGGLAGVYPEEEDDRLADLAGDSDYEDDEYVQSISKASEDTSAMDVLKGKDIQGIPWERLTITRDGYRKSRLEGYANFENIPNSGQLSEKLCTPVEKGQLYYEFAHNTRSVRPTIFHFQLRNLVWATTRHDVYLMSHMSVLHWSPLTSEKHEVIDLQGHVAPCVKHEGNFYEGFYRTHVSTLAVKNNLLVAGGFQGELICKFLDREGISYCSKSTHDDNGITNCLEIFEKPSGSVHFLASNNDCGLRDFDMEKFQMCNHFHFDWAVNHTSLSPDGKIIAVVGDNPDGVLVDASSGKVIHELSGHLDYSFASAWNPDGRTFATGNQDKTCRIWDARNLSKSVAVLGGNMGAIRSIRYTSDGKFLAMAEAADFIHIFDVGSGYDRKQELDFFGEVAGISFSPDTEALFVSVHDRNYSSLLQYSRRRFYGYLDSAL; encoded by the exons ATGTCGCAGTACGACGGCGGACTCGCCGGAGTGTACCCCGAGGAGGAGGATGACCGCCTCGCCGACCTGGCGGGGGACTCCGACTACGAGGACGACGAGTACGTCCAATCT ATTAGCAAGGCGTCAGAAGATACATCTGCGATGGATGTCCTGAAAGGGAAGGACATACAGGGAATTCCCTGGGAACGGCTGACCATCACAAGGGACGGATATAGGAAGTCCAGACTGGAAGGGTATGCGAACTTTGAGAACATACCTAATTCCGGACAATTATCGGAGAAG CTATGTACACCTGTGGAGAAAGGTCAACTCTACTACGAGTTTGCGCATAACACAAGATCGGTGAGACCGACCATTTTTCATTTTCAG TTGAGAAATTTAGTATGGGCAACAACAAGGCATGATGTTTATCTTATGTCACACATGTCTGTGCTTCATTGGTCACCACTGACCTCTGAGAAGCATGAAGTCATTGATCTTCAAGGACATGTTGCTCCATGCGTG AAGCATGAGGGGAATTTCTATGAGGGCTTTTATCGGACTCACGTTAGCACATTGGCAGTGAAGAATAACCTGCTGGTTGCTGGTGGGTTTCAGGGAGAACTAATTTGCAAG TTTTTGGACCGTGAAGGAATAAGCTATTGTTCCAAGTCAACTCATGATGACAATGGCATTACTAATTGTCTGGAGATATTTGAGAAACCTAG TGGTTCCGTGCATTTTCTAGCATCAAACAATGATTGTGGACTAAGAGACTTTGACATGGAGAAGTTTCAAATGTGCAATCATTTTCATTTCGATTGGGCTGTGAAT CACACATCCTTGAGCCCTGATGGTAAAATCATTGCTGTTGTGGGAGACAACCCTGACGGTGTTCTGGTTGATGCTAGTTCGGGGAAA GTGATTCACGAGCTCAGTGGTCATTTGGATTATTCGTTTGCTTCGGCATGGAACCCAGACGGCCGTACATTCGCGACTGGGAACCAAGACAAGACATGCAGGATCTGGGACGCCCGTAACCTCTCCAAGTCTGTTGCTGTCCTGGGAGGCAACATGGGAGCCATAAGGTCGATCCGCTATACATCTGACGGCAAGTTCCTCGCAATGGCCGAAGCTGCAGACTTCATCCACATCTTCGATGTCGGGAGCGGGTACGACAGGAAGCAGGAGCTGGACTTCTTCGGTGAGGTTGCCGGCATATCGTTCAGTCCTGACACCGAGGCTCTCTTTGTCAGCGTGCATGATCGCAACTATAGCAGCCTCCTCCAGTACAGTCGTCGACGGTTCTACGGGTACCTTGATTCAGCGTTGTGA
- the LOC123167231 gene encoding uncharacterized WD repeat-containing protein C2A9.03-like isoform X3 has protein sequence MSQYDGGLAGVYPEEEDDRLADLAGDSDYEDDEYVQSISKASEDTSAMDVLKGKDIQGIPWERLTITRDGYRKSRLEGYANFENIPNSGQLSEKLCTPVEKGQLYYEFAHNTRSVRPTIFHFQKHEGNFYEGFYRTHVSTLAVKNNLLVAGGFQGELICKFLDREGISYCSKSTHDDNGITNCLEIFEKPSGSVHFLASNNDCGLRDFDMEKFQMCNHFHFDWAVNHTSLSPDGKIIAVVGDNPDGVLVDASSGKVSTARPNRRLSNNDIVIYTSFWLFAFPQVIHELSGHLDYSFASAWNPDGRTFATGNQDKTCRIWDARNLSKSVAVLGGNMGAIRSIRYTSDGKFLAMAEAADFIHIFDVGSGYDRKQELDFFGEVAGISFSPDTEALFVSVHDRNYSSLLQYSRRRFYGYLDSAL, from the exons ATGTCGCAGTACGACGGCGGACTCGCCGGAGTGTACCCCGAGGAGGAGGATGACCGCCTCGCCGACCTGGCGGGGGACTCCGACTACGAGGACGACGAGTACGTCCAATCT ATTAGCAAGGCGTCAGAAGATACATCTGCGATGGATGTCCTGAAAGGGAAGGACATACAGGGAATTCCCTGGGAACGGCTGACCATCACAAGGGACGGATATAGGAAGTCCAGACTGGAAGGGTATGCGAACTTTGAGAACATACCTAATTCCGGACAATTATCGGAGAAG CTATGTACACCTGTGGAGAAAGGTCAACTCTACTACGAGTTTGCGCATAACACAAGATCGGTGAGACCGACCATTTTTCATTTTCAG AAGCATGAGGGGAATTTCTATGAGGGCTTTTATCGGACTCACGTTAGCACATTGGCAGTGAAGAATAACCTGCTGGTTGCTGGTGGGTTTCAGGGAGAACTAATTTGCAAG TTTTTGGACCGTGAAGGAATAAGCTATTGTTCCAAGTCAACTCATGATGACAATGGCATTACTAATTGTCTGGAGATATTTGAGAAACCTAG TGGTTCCGTGCATTTTCTAGCATCAAACAATGATTGTGGACTAAGAGACTTTGACATGGAGAAGTTTCAAATGTGCAATCATTTTCATTTCGATTGGGCTGTGAAT CACACATCCTTGAGCCCTGATGGTAAAATCATTGCTGTTGTGGGAGACAACCCTGACGGTGTTCTGGTTGATGCTAGTTCGGGGAAAGTAAGTACAGCAAGGCCCAATCGTCGGCTTTCAAACAACGACATCGTAATTTACACAAGCTTTTGGTTGTTTGCTTTCCCGCAGGTGATTCACGAGCTCAGTGGTCATTTGGATTATTCGTTTGCTTCGGCATGGAACCCAGACGGCCGTACATTCGCGACTGGGAACCAAGACAAGACATGCAGGATCTGGGACGCCCGTAACCTCTCCAAGTCTGTTGCTGTCCTGGGAGGCAACATGGGAGCCATAAGGTCGATCCGCTATACATCTGACGGCAAGTTCCTCGCAATGGCCGAAGCTGCAGACTTCATCCACATCTTCGATGTCGGGAGCGGGTACGACAGGAAGCAGGAGCTGGACTTCTTCGGTGAGGTTGCCGGCATATCGTTCAGTCCTGACACCGAGGCTCTCTTTGTCAGCGTGCATGATCGCAACTATAGCAGCCTCCTCCAGTACAGTCGTCGACGGTTCTACGGGTACCTTGATTCAGCGTTGTGA
- the LOC123167231 gene encoding uncharacterized WD repeat-containing protein C2A9.03-like isoform X4 has product MQLCTPVEKGQLYYEFAHNTRSVRPTIFHFQLRNLVWATTRHDVYLMSHMSVLHWSPLTSEKHEVIDLQGHVAPCVKHEGNFYEGFYRTHVSTLAVKNNLLVAGGFQGELICKFLDREGISYCSKSTHDDNGITNCLEIFEKPSGSVHFLASNNDCGLRDFDMEKFQMCNHFHFDWAVNHTSLSPDGKIIAVVGDNPDGVLVDASSGKVSTARPNRRLSNNDIVIYTSFWLFAFPQVIHELSGHLDYSFASAWNPDGRTFATGNQDKTCRIWDARNLSKSVAVLGGNMGAIRSIRYTSDGKFLAMAEAADFIHIFDVGSGYDRKQELDFFGEVAGISFSPDTEALFVSVHDRNYSSLLQYSRRRFYGYLDSAL; this is encoded by the exons ATGCAGCTATGTACACCTGTGGAGAAAGGTCAACTCTACTACGAGTTTGCGCATAACACAAGATCGGTGAGACCGACCATTTTTCATTTTCAG TTGAGAAATTTAGTATGGGCAACAACAAGGCATGATGTTTATCTTATGTCACACATGTCTGTGCTTCATTGGTCACCACTGACCTCTGAGAAGCATGAAGTCATTGATCTTCAAGGACATGTTGCTCCATGCGTG AAGCATGAGGGGAATTTCTATGAGGGCTTTTATCGGACTCACGTTAGCACATTGGCAGTGAAGAATAACCTGCTGGTTGCTGGTGGGTTTCAGGGAGAACTAATTTGCAAG TTTTTGGACCGTGAAGGAATAAGCTATTGTTCCAAGTCAACTCATGATGACAATGGCATTACTAATTGTCTGGAGATATTTGAGAAACCTAG TGGTTCCGTGCATTTTCTAGCATCAAACAATGATTGTGGACTAAGAGACTTTGACATGGAGAAGTTTCAAATGTGCAATCATTTTCATTTCGATTGGGCTGTGAAT CACACATCCTTGAGCCCTGATGGTAAAATCATTGCTGTTGTGGGAGACAACCCTGACGGTGTTCTGGTTGATGCTAGTTCGGGGAAAGTAAGTACAGCAAGGCCCAATCGTCGGCTTTCAAACAACGACATCGTAATTTACACAAGCTTTTGGTTGTTTGCTTTCCCGCAGGTGATTCACGAGCTCAGTGGTCATTTGGATTATTCGTTTGCTTCGGCATGGAACCCAGACGGCCGTACATTCGCGACTGGGAACCAAGACAAGACATGCAGGATCTGGGACGCCCGTAACCTCTCCAAGTCTGTTGCTGTCCTGGGAGGCAACATGGGAGCCATAAGGTCGATCCGCTATACATCTGACGGCAAGTTCCTCGCAATGGCCGAAGCTGCAGACTTCATCCACATCTTCGATGTCGGGAGCGGGTACGACAGGAAGCAGGAGCTGGACTTCTTCGGTGAGGTTGCCGGCATATCGTTCAGTCCTGACACCGAGGCTCTCTTTGTCAGCGTGCATGATCGCAACTATAGCAGCCTCCTCCAGTACAGTCGTCGACGGTTCTACGGGTACCTTGATTCAGCGTTGTGA